The genomic interval CTAGCTTATTGAAACCGACCCATGCATCGTGTCGTCACGCATGCACCATTATATTATAATATTGGAGATTATGATGTACGTAGTAGCTATATAGCGATCGAGAATTATTCCAAGAATTTAGGAGAAGAAAGTCTGGAGTAGTGTGTGTGTATAATCGATCAGAGCGAGGAGAAGATGGGGACTCCTGGGAGAGTGGTACCCCCATCGATGATGAAAACATTGCCCGTGATGTAGTCCGACGAATCCTGAAGAAGGTACTGGACGAGCATCGTTATTGCTGGATCTGTCATGTTCATGCCGAACGTTCTCAACGGGACTATTTTCTCTGCCACTCCACTCAGCCATGGCTTCGACACTAGGGAAGCTGTCATCTCCGATTCGAACAGTCCAGGCGCGATCGCGTTCACCCGAATATTGTAACCGCCCATATCCAATGCCATCGTCTGTTTAAGgtcattaattaataattaacacATGTAATACTATACATGCAGTAATTAACTTGCCATGAATTAAcatatatgtatgtatgtatgttaaTTCATGGCAAGTTAATTATATAGCTAGTTACCTGAGTGAGTGCATGAACAGCTGTTTTGGAAGCATCATAAGCGGTCGCTCCTGGAACACGAGAGCCAATTAGTAGACCGTTGATGGATGAAACGTTGATGACGGATCCTTTCACCTTGGCGTCGCGCATCAGCCTGCACACGTGTTTAGAAACTAACCATGTACCGGTCAGATTGGTTCTGATGACTTCGTCCCATTCTTCCTTTGGCCAATCGACCGATGCATGCACACCTCCTGATCAGAAAGATCATCACCAACAAACAgagcatttaatttaattaagaagagagagagagagttagaTGTTTTAATTACTTCAACAACGACAAAATTAAATATTGGAGAATTCATTCATAAACACGTAATCAGTTTTACTTATATGAGCAAGCTTGAAGAGCAGTCcatctttatttattataattttttttaacaattggaGACCACATCCACAAAATCAGTCAATTAAAATGGTTGCGtgagaaatttatttatttttaaatttatacgtACCACAAAAATTTAGTAGTCTCATCGATTGCATGAGACATgcagttaattaaaattatgtaCGTACGTATAATTGACTAGA from Zingiber officinale cultivar Zhangliang chromosome 6B, Zo_v1.1, whole genome shotgun sequence carries:
- the LOC121990423 gene encoding 3-oxoacyl-[acyl-carrier-protein] reductase FabG-like, producing the protein MGSGGKLEGKVVMVTGASSGIGRELCLSLARAGCLVVAAARRADCLKTLCEEITASRQGNPTAAAAVVLDVSSEEAVVAAAVRRAWDAFGRIDGLVNNAGIRGGVHASVDWPKEEWDEVIRTNLTGTWLVSKHVCRLMRDAKVKGSVINVSSINGLLIGSRVPGATAYDASKTAVHALTQTMALDMGGYNIRVNAIAPGLFESEMTASLVSKPWLSGVAEKIVPLRTFGMNMTDPAITMLVQYLLQDSSDYITGNVFIIDGGTTLPGVPIFSSL